A portion of the Bacillus thuringiensis genome contains these proteins:
- a CDS encoding branched-chain amino acid ABC transporter permease: protein MDVLINLFVNGISTGMLIFLLASGLSLIFGLMSVLNFAHGGLFAWGAFTGVWLFNMTGSYILALVGAVAMGMFLGFILERFLIRPVYGNHVRQLLVTLGGMLVLSECIKIFWGPNPISAKLPLWLQGSFTSGGIILIKYRLFVILIGIIIYIALLLLLKKTKIGLMIRAGVMDKEMVQALGINVKAIFSFVFLLGAGMAALGGFLLAPYSGVIFAEMGMQYAILAFIVVIIGGLGSVQGSAIASLIVGLAGAFTAYFIPDLSLAINMLMLLFFLIVKPTGLVGEKG from the coding sequence ATGGATGTGTTAATAAATTTATTTGTAAATGGGATTTCAACAGGGATGCTCATTTTTTTGTTAGCATCAGGTCTTTCACTTATTTTCGGTCTAATGAGCGTTTTAAACTTTGCACACGGTGGTTTATTTGCGTGGGGAGCATTTACAGGTGTTTGGTTATTTAATATGACAGGAAGTTATATATTAGCTTTAGTTGGAGCAGTAGCTATGGGAATGTTCCTAGGATTTATTTTAGAGAGGTTTCTTATTAGACCAGTATATGGAAATCATGTTCGACAGCTGCTCGTTACGCTTGGAGGAATGCTCGTTCTTAGTGAGTGTATTAAAATATTTTGGGGGCCAAACCCTATTAGTGCAAAATTACCGTTATGGTTACAAGGAAGTTTTACATCCGGAGGTATTATATTAATTAAATATCGTCTATTTGTTATTTTGATTGGGATAATTATTTACATTGCACTACTATTATTACTCAAAAAGACGAAGATAGGTCTTATGATCCGTGCAGGTGTAATGGATAAAGAAATGGTTCAAGCGCTTGGTATTAATGTAAAAGCGATATTTTCTTTCGTCTTTTTATTAGGAGCAGGGATGGCAGCTTTGGGAGGTTTCTTATTAGCACCGTATTCGGGCGTTATTTTCGCCGAGATGGGCATGCAGTATGCAATTTTAGCTTTTATAGTAGTAATTATCGGAGGATTAGGAAGCGTACAAGGTTCAGCTATTGCTTCTTTAATTGTCGGATTAGCTGGTGCTTTTACAGCGTATTTTATACCAGATTTATCACTTGCAATTAATATGTTAATGTTACTATTTTTCTTAATAGTAAAGCCAACTGGGCTTGTTGGTGAAAAGGGGTGA
- a CDS encoding branched-chain amino acid ABC transporter permease encodes MLICLSVFPFVNDSRSLLILFTQIFIFAIFAMSFDVLLGYTGIVSFGHCMFFGIGAYGVALLFDRQGVSITNFLIGIVAAIIVSAIVSYIIGLLSLRLKSHFYAMLTLAISQLFFVLAEKWRGLTHGGDGFTFGVPEIFRDRFTFYYVSLICLLFIFILLRLFTKSSIGKVLKAISQNEQRVEALGYKVLHYKIIASVVAGIVAAISGGLFVITLRFVNTTVFSIEMTLNALLMTMIGGVGTLIGAIAGSGIIESLKYYLSELATEYPIFERWTIILGLLYIIVLLVFPKGLVGTVKKLKGFKRNKKEKSTEVEQNV; translated from the coding sequence ATGCTAATTTGTTTAAGTGTATTTCCGTTCGTAAATGATTCACGGAGCCTGTTAATTTTGTTCACTCAAATCTTCATCTTTGCTATTTTTGCAATGAGTTTTGATGTATTGCTTGGATATACAGGAATTGTATCGTTCGGTCATTGTATGTTCTTTGGGATAGGAGCATATGGGGTAGCGCTTTTATTTGATCGGCAAGGCGTATCAATAACGAATTTTTTAATAGGGATAGTAGCTGCAATTATTGTTTCAGCAATCGTTAGTTATATAATTGGTTTGCTTTCTTTACGGTTGAAAAGTCATTTTTATGCAATGTTAACACTTGCTATTTCACAGTTGTTTTTCGTACTTGCTGAAAAATGGCGTGGGCTTACTCACGGAGGAGATGGTTTTACATTTGGGGTACCAGAAATATTCCGTGATCGTTTTACTTTTTATTATGTATCACTTATATGTTTACTCTTCATTTTTATTCTATTACGTCTTTTTACAAAGTCTTCTATTGGGAAAGTATTAAAGGCGATTTCACAAAATGAACAACGTGTTGAAGCACTTGGATATAAAGTCCTCCATTATAAAATAATCGCAAGTGTAGTGGCAGGAATAGTAGCTGCAATTAGCGGTGGTTTATTTGTTATTACATTACGCTTTGTCAATACGACTGTATTTTCAATTGAAATGACATTAAATGCATTATTGATGACGATGATTGGAGGGGTCGGAACGTTAATTGGAGCTATTGCTGGATCTGGGATTATTGAATCACTAAAATATTATTTATCAGAACTAGCGACGGAATATCCGATTTTTGAAAGATGGACGATTATTCTAGGTTTATTGTATATTATCGTGCTACTTGTTTTTCCGAAAGGATTGGTTGGGACGGTTAAGAAATTGAAGGGTTTTAAAAGGAATAAGAAGGAGAAAAGTACAGAAGTGGAGCAAAACGTGTGA